A genomic region of uncultured Paludibaculum sp. contains the following coding sequences:
- the cutA gene encoding divalent-cation tolerance protein CutA: MTNKIVIYTTCGSEEDANRIARHLVEMRVAACVSIAPGVRSTYRWQGAIEESQEWGLTIKSRRDLFARLADEVRKVHPYEVPELIAVPIVDGLISYLDWMDAELESPIDLP; the protein is encoded by the coding sequence ATGACCAACAAGATCGTGATCTACACCACCTGCGGCTCGGAAGAGGATGCCAACCGCATCGCGCGCCACCTCGTGGAGATGCGCGTCGCCGCGTGCGTGAGCATTGCACCCGGTGTCCGCAGCACCTACCGTTGGCAAGGCGCGATTGAGGAAAGCCAGGAGTGGGGCCTCACCATCAAGTCGCGGCGCGACCTGTTCGCCCGCCTCGCGGACGAAGTGCGCAAAGTCCACCCTTATGAGGTGCCCGAACTGATTGCCGTGCCCATCGTCGATGGCCTCATCTCCTATCTGGACTGGATGGACGCCGAACTCGAATCGCCTATCGATCTGCCATAA
- a CDS encoding lysylphosphatidylglycerol synthase transmembrane domain-containing protein: MGTNSPASGEAVKRFPTWLGTAIVYTLSLGCLLWVYHDFDWRLELPKLARVHWAWILLAVACDVLVYFSQAWRWNILLRPVARVPFWRSVQAIYIGLFANEVLPLRSGELIRCYLLTVWDKIPFPLVLSSALIERLIDGVWLIFGFAMVSLMAELPKEIEIGVWILAAVVAVIGSLVVFSVLNHRFARHMATRHRWSEHLRKVVEGLHAMGRSRSFPMAVAASTVYLALQVIPIHAMLQGYGLDLPWGAAAVVLVVLRLGTVVPGAPGNVGLFHLCGFLALHRMLGVDAQTAKALSGMMFFVVTVPLLAAGAVALAVTGSEIKDIYHKAHRHRDAPKEPVKN, from the coding sequence ATGGGGACAAACTCACCCGCGAGCGGTGAGGCAGTCAAGCGGTTTCCAACGTGGCTCGGCACGGCTATCGTTTACACTCTCTCGCTGGGCTGTCTCCTCTGGGTCTATCACGACTTCGACTGGCGGCTGGAACTGCCGAAGCTGGCTCGCGTGCACTGGGCGTGGATCCTGCTTGCGGTGGCGTGCGATGTTCTCGTCTATTTTTCCCAAGCCTGGCGCTGGAATATTCTGCTGCGGCCGGTGGCGCGCGTGCCCTTCTGGCGGAGTGTGCAGGCCATCTACATCGGTTTGTTCGCCAATGAAGTGTTGCCCTTGCGCAGTGGCGAATTGATCCGCTGCTACCTGTTGACCGTGTGGGACAAGATCCCTTTCCCGCTGGTGTTGAGTTCGGCGCTGATCGAGCGCTTGATCGACGGCGTTTGGCTGATCTTCGGGTTCGCCATGGTTTCGCTCATGGCGGAGCTGCCCAAGGAGATTGAGATCGGTGTCTGGATTCTGGCGGCCGTGGTGGCCGTGATCGGCAGTCTGGTCGTGTTCTCCGTGCTGAATCACCGGTTTGCACGGCATATGGCGACGCGTCACCGGTGGTCGGAGCACCTGCGGAAGGTGGTCGAAGGGCTACACGCCATGGGACGTTCAAGGTCGTTCCCGATGGCCGTGGCCGCGAGCACCGTTTATCTGGCCCTGCAGGTGATTCCGATTCACGCGATGTTGCAGGGCTATGGTCTAGACCTGCCGTGGGGCGCGGCGGCCGTTGTGCTTGTGGTACTGAGGCTGGGTACCGTGGTGCCGGGTGCGCCAGGTAACGTGGGGTTGTTCCATCTGTGCGGATTCCTGGCGTTGCACCGCATGCTGGGTGTGGACGCGCAGACGGCGAAGGCGCTTTCAGGCATGATGTTCTTCGTTGTGACGGTTCCTCTGCTGGCGGCCGGTGCGGTGGCCCTGGCCGTGACAGGTTCGGAGATTAAGGACATCTATCACAAGGCACATAGGCACCGGGATGCTCCCAAGGAACCGGTCAAGAACTAG
- a CDS encoding glutamate synthase subunit beta, whose amino-acid sequence MGKVTGFLEFQRETIGRRPVAERVNDWFEVYQPLPEDKTKTQGARCMDCGVPFCHTGCPLTNLIPDWNDLAYRGRWKEAIRALHATNNFPEFTSRICPAPCEAACVLGINEPPVAIKTIERAIIDHAWNEGWIKPETPSERTGKRVAIVGSGPAGLAAAQQLARAGHLVTVFEKADRIGGLLRYGIPDFKMEKHHIDRRMEQMKAEGVTFKTNAHIGVDISVKDLRREFHAVLLAGGAEAPRDLKVPGRQLKGIHFAMEYLPLNNKRNAGDTVPDEKWISAEGKNVIIIGGGDTGADCLGTSHRHKAKSIRQFEIMPMPPAERSSSTPWPLWPLMMREESSHEEGGQRHWAILTTGFLGDADGNVRALKAVKVGPAPKFEPIPGTEEEFAADLVLLAMGFVGPVKSGLIEQLGVELDNRGNVKADENYMTSVPGVFAAGDMRRGQSLVVWAMAEGRKAAEGVSEYLKE is encoded by the coding sequence GTGGGTAAAGTCACAGGATTCCTGGAATTCCAGCGCGAAACCATCGGCCGTCGGCCCGTGGCCGAGCGCGTGAACGATTGGTTTGAGGTCTATCAGCCGCTGCCGGAAGACAAAACGAAGACCCAGGGCGCACGCTGCATGGATTGCGGTGTGCCCTTCTGCCACACCGGTTGCCCTCTCACCAATCTGATCCCCGACTGGAACGACCTGGCCTACCGTGGCCGCTGGAAGGAAGCCATTCGTGCGCTGCACGCCACGAACAACTTCCCTGAATTTACCTCCCGCATCTGTCCGGCGCCCTGCGAAGCCGCTTGTGTCCTCGGCATCAACGAACCGCCGGTCGCGATCAAAACGATTGAACGCGCGATCATCGACCACGCCTGGAACGAAGGCTGGATCAAACCCGAAACTCCGTCGGAACGAACCGGCAAACGCGTCGCCATTGTCGGCTCCGGCCCCGCCGGCCTGGCCGCCGCTCAACAACTCGCCCGCGCCGGCCACCTCGTCACCGTCTTCGAAAAGGCCGACCGCATCGGGGGCCTGCTCCGATACGGAATCCCCGACTTCAAGATGGAGAAGCACCACATCGACCGCCGCATGGAACAGATGAAGGCGGAAGGTGTCACGTTCAAGACCAACGCCCACATCGGTGTGGATATCAGCGTCAAGGATCTTCGCAGGGAGTTCCACGCCGTGCTGTTGGCCGGTGGAGCCGAGGCCCCACGCGACCTGAAAGTGCCCGGCCGCCAGTTGAAGGGCATCCACTTCGCCATGGAGTATCTGCCGCTCAACAATAAGCGGAACGCCGGCGACACCGTGCCGGACGAAAAGTGGATCTCGGCCGAAGGTAAGAACGTCATCATCATCGGCGGTGGCGACACCGGTGCCGATTGCCTGGGTACGTCGCATCGTCACAAGGCCAAGTCGATCCGTCAGTTTGAGATCATGCCGATGCCTCCGGCGGAGCGTTCAAGTTCTACCCCCTGGCCCCTCTGGCCCCTGATGATGCGGGAAGAGTCGTCGCACGAAGAAGGAGGCCAGCGTCACTGGGCCATCCTGACCACTGGGTTTCTTGGCGACGCCGACGGTAACGTCCGCGCCCTCAAGGCGGTTAAGGTCGGGCCGGCTCCGAAGTTCGAGCCAATTCCGGGGACGGAAGAGGAGTTCGCCGCCGATCTCGTGCTCCTGGCCATGGGGTTTGTCGGACCGGTCAAGAGCGGTCTGATCGAACAACTGGGTGTCGAGCTGGACAACCGGGGCAATGTGAAGGCCGACGAAAACTACATGACCTCCGTGCCGGGTGTCTTCGCTGCCGGCGACATGCGCCGCGGCCAGTCTCTCGTGGTTTGGGCCATGGCCGAAGGCCGCAAGGCCGCCGAGGGCGTCAGCGAATACCTGAAGGAGTAG
- the efp gene encoding elongation factor P → MIQATQLRPGMVIKFNNELHTVFTMNHRTPGNLRGFVQVKMRNLRSGTMFEHRFSSEDRVEKAILEEVEMEYMYDDGEYYYFMNTENYEQTHLTKDHLGGGVDFLIPQLKVHVEYYEGKPISVELPPSVDMKVVETEPGIKSGSVSNVGKPAKMETGLIVSVPQFVNEGDVIRVSTSEGAYQERVTN, encoded by the coding sequence ATGATTCAGGCGACACAATTGCGTCCGGGGATGGTCATCAAGTTCAACAACGAGCTGCATACCGTCTTCACCATGAACCACCGCACGCCCGGTAACCTCCGTGGCTTCGTTCAGGTCAAAATGCGCAATCTCCGCAGCGGGACGATGTTCGAGCATCGATTCTCTTCCGAAGACCGTGTGGAGAAGGCAATTCTCGAGGAAGTCGAGATGGAGTATATGTACGACGACGGCGAGTACTACTACTTCATGAACACTGAGAACTACGAGCAGACCCATCTCACCAAGGACCATCTGGGCGGCGGCGTGGACTTCCTCATCCCCCAGCTCAAGGTGCATGTCGAATACTACGAAGGCAAGCCCATCAGCGTAGAGCTGCCTCCGTCGGTGGACATGAAGGTCGTGGAGACGGAGCCCGGCATCAAGAGCGGCTCGGTGTCCAATGTCGGGAAGCCCGCCAAGATGGAGACCGGACTCATCGTTTCAGTCCCGCAGTTCGTGAATGAGGGCGACGTTATCCGCGTCAGCACATCGGAAGGCGCCTACCAGGAACGCGTCACCAACTAA
- a CDS encoding PIG-L family deacetylase, producing MTRRVLAVGVILGALAMGQSPASPTRKLRIIAIGAHPDDCDIRFGGTAAKLAKAGHAVKFLAVTNGDAGHQTLAGAALAKRRFLEAQESARRLGIMEYQILDNHDGELLPSLEVRRQVIRAIRQWKADIVLAPRPNDYHPDHRYTGVLVQDAAYMVVVPNTVSDTPALVDNPIFLYVEDNFQKPAPFRPDVVVSIDDTWKQKVDGLDAHVSQVYEWLPWVEHTLDQVPKDPKARRLWLEKWRSGPISDEKRKVLAEEIGAEAAAKVQHVECFELCEYGRRPKLDELRALFPLK from the coding sequence ATGACGAGAAGAGTGCTGGCGGTTGGGGTGATTCTCGGGGCTTTGGCCATGGGCCAGAGCCCGGCTTCGCCCACGCGGAAACTTCGGATCATCGCCATTGGCGCGCATCCGGACGATTGCGACATCCGGTTTGGCGGAACGGCGGCGAAGCTCGCCAAGGCGGGTCATGCGGTGAAGTTCCTGGCCGTGACGAACGGCGATGCGGGACATCAGACGCTGGCCGGGGCGGCGCTCGCCAAACGGCGTTTTCTGGAGGCGCAGGAGTCGGCTCGGAGGTTGGGGATCATGGAGTACCAGATCCTCGACAATCACGACGGTGAACTGCTGCCGAGCCTTGAGGTGCGTCGGCAGGTGATTCGCGCGATCCGGCAGTGGAAGGCCGACATCGTGCTGGCGCCCCGGCCCAACGACTATCACCCGGATCACCGGTACACGGGCGTGCTGGTGCAGGACGCTGCCTACATGGTGGTGGTGCCCAACACCGTCTCGGACACGCCGGCCCTGGTGGATAACCCGATTTTCCTGTACGTGGAGGATAACTTCCAGAAGCCTGCTCCGTTCCGCCCCGACGTGGTCGTCTCGATCGATGACACATGGAAGCAGAAGGTGGACGGTCTCGATGCCCATGTGTCGCAGGTCTACGAGTGGCTCCCGTGGGTCGAGCACACGCTGGATCAGGTGCCCAAGGACCCGAAGGCGCGGCGCCTCTGGCTGGAGAAGTGGCGTAGTGGCCCGATCAGCGACGAGAAGCGCAAGGTCCTGGCCGAGGAGATTGGCGCCGAAGCCGCTGCCAAGGTGCAACACGTGGAATGCTTCGAACTGTGTGAGTACGGCCGGCGGCCGAAGCTGGACGAACTCCGCGCGCTGTTCCCTCTCAAGTGA
- a CDS encoding MFS transporter, whose protein sequence is MLNQQAPTRARHWVVVFAVTLAVLSYIDRVAISKATPYIMDDLGLTKTQMGRVFSAFALSYALAEIPSGWLGDKLGPRNVLMRIVIWWSVFTASVTVMWNGVSLAINQFLFGAGEAGCFPNLTKTFTTWLPSNERVRAQGIMWMAARWGGAFTPILCALIFTVLPWRAAFLIFACLGVIWAVFFFRWFRNDPKDHPSVNAAELALLAENRGLAGSHGDVPWGKLIANRSVWLLWIQYFLITYPWYFYITWLSTYIREYYGVKDDMLSARYAIFPLLFGGIGCILSGLTLPHVARWLGSTTKARRIMASSGFLGASGFLLLCIQQKDPLYGMLAMGMASFCNDLVMPCAWGSCMDIGGKYAGTLSGSMNMMGNLAGFVAPQVGGIILDATRTTATPQGDYNVFIYTMAAAYFLGAFCWPFIDPTKPLEQTLEQTATH, encoded by the coding sequence ATGTTGAACCAGCAGGCCCCCACTCGCGCCCGCCACTGGGTTGTGGTCTTCGCCGTTACCCTGGCGGTGCTGTCGTACATCGACCGCGTCGCTATTTCCAAGGCGACGCCGTACATCATGGACGACCTGGGCCTGACCAAGACGCAGATGGGCCGCGTCTTCTCGGCATTCGCGCTCAGTTACGCGCTGGCCGAGATCCCCAGTGGATGGCTGGGTGACAAACTTGGACCGCGCAACGTCCTGATGCGCATCGTTATCTGGTGGTCGGTTTTCACGGCCTCGGTCACGGTGATGTGGAACGGCGTCTCTCTCGCCATCAACCAGTTTCTCTTCGGAGCCGGTGAGGCGGGCTGCTTCCCGAATCTCACCAAGACCTTCACCACTTGGTTGCCCTCGAACGAACGCGTCCGCGCCCAGGGCATCATGTGGATGGCCGCCAGATGGGGTGGAGCTTTCACCCCCATCCTTTGCGCTCTGATCTTCACCGTCCTGCCATGGCGTGCCGCCTTCCTGATCTTCGCCTGCCTCGGCGTGATCTGGGCCGTCTTCTTCTTCCGCTGGTTCCGGAACGACCCCAAGGATCATCCTTCCGTCAACGCCGCCGAACTCGCCCTGCTCGCGGAGAACCGCGGCCTCGCGGGCAGTCACGGCGACGTACCCTGGGGCAAGCTGATCGCCAACCGGTCTGTCTGGCTGTTGTGGATCCAGTACTTCCTCATCACTTACCCCTGGTATTTCTACATCACCTGGCTCTCCACCTATATCCGCGAGTATTACGGCGTGAAGGACGACATGCTCAGCGCCCGCTACGCCATCTTTCCCCTGCTCTTCGGCGGCATCGGCTGCATTCTCAGCGGGCTGACGCTGCCGCACGTCGCGCGCTGGCTGGGCAGCACTACGAAGGCACGGCGGATCATGGCCAGTTCCGGCTTCCTGGGCGCCAGCGGCTTCCTTCTCCTTTGCATTCAGCAGAAGGATCCGCTCTACGGCATGCTCGCCATGGGTATGGCCAGCTTCTGCAACGACCTCGTGATGCCCTGCGCCTGGGGGTCGTGCATGGATATCGGCGGCAAGTACGCCGGCACCCTTTCGGGTTCCATGAATATGATGGGCAACCTCGCAGGATTCGTCGCCCCACAGGTGGGTGGCATCATCCTCGACGCAACCAGGACGACGGCCACGCCCCAAGGCGACTACAACGTGTTTATCTACACTATGGCCGCCGCCTATTTCCTGGGTGCTTTCTGCTGGCCGTTCATCGATCCGACCAAACCGCTGGAACAAACGCTGGAACAAACGGCCACACACTGA
- a CDS encoding YkgJ family cysteine cluster protein, with the protein MPRGNAATELVQIIDRTMAEAERRSGSWVVCRPGCSECCQGVFAISRNDAERLRHGLEELSTNDPVRAARVRQRARDSIARLSATFPGDPVSGILDSSPQARERFETFGDDEPCPALDPTSQTCDLYLYRPATCRTFGPAIRFPEGEIRCCELCYQNATENEIAEAATPVDRRHLEELRNAHTIAAYPLSGDCLK; encoded by the coding sequence ATGCCCCGCGGCAACGCAGCCACTGAACTCGTCCAAATCATCGACCGCACCATGGCAGAAGCCGAACGCCGCAGCGGCTCGTGGGTGGTCTGCCGGCCGGGCTGCTCCGAATGCTGTCAGGGCGTCTTCGCCATTTCGCGGAATGATGCCGAGCGCCTGCGGCACGGACTTGAAGAGTTGTCCACGAACGACCCAGTCCGCGCGGCGAGGGTGCGCCAGCGCGCTCGCGACTCCATAGCCCGCCTCTCGGCTACGTTCCCAGGCGACCCAGTCTCCGGCATCCTCGATTCGTCACCTCAGGCACGTGAACGATTCGAGACCTTCGGCGACGATGAGCCATGTCCTGCCCTTGATCCCACCTCGCAAACATGCGATCTCTACCTGTACCGCCCCGCCACGTGCCGGACCTTTGGGCCGGCCATCCGGTTTCCGGAAGGCGAGATCCGTTGTTGCGAACTCTGCTATCAGAACGCTACAGAGAACGAAATCGCCGAGGCCGCCACGCCGGTTGACCGGCGCCATCTTGAGGAATTGCGGAACGCCCACACGATCGCCGCCTATCCGCTGTCCGGCGACTGCCTCAAATAG
- the selA gene encoding L-seryl-tRNA(Sec) selenium transferase codes for MQELYRLLPSVDELVSQAGGKAPHEVAVRECRGVLDDLRVMIRAGEKVLPDPLTLLQERLQALARPSLRRVINATGVILHTNLGRAPLAEMASAGWYSNLEYDLRTGRRGKRDSHTADLLERLLGVPGILVNNGAAAVYLALHELAAGGEVIVSRGELVEIGDGFRIPDIMARSGAELVEVGTTNRTRIEDYERAITDRTRLLMRVHPSNFRMEGFTGRASMEELAALGQARGIAVYEDLGSGCLTDLGPYGVHEPTVQSSLAAGADLVSFSGDKLLGGPQAGVLAGREDLVQRLRRNPMFRALRVDKLVIAAMETALRHVLLQEWDVLPVMRMVRLTEDEMKARALRLAEAVDGAEVIPGESLLGGGSTPEQSLPTWLVAVAGDAVELERKLRGAEPAVIARIDGDLLLLDLRTVRPEEEAELAEAIRRAL; via the coding sequence ATGCAGGAGCTGTACCGATTACTGCCCTCGGTCGACGAACTGGTTTCGCAGGCCGGGGGCAAGGCTCCGCACGAGGTGGCGGTGCGGGAGTGCCGCGGCGTATTGGACGACCTGCGGGTGATGATCCGTGCTGGCGAGAAGGTGCTGCCGGATCCGTTGACACTGCTGCAGGAGCGGCTGCAGGCGCTGGCTCGGCCATCGCTGCGGCGTGTCATCAATGCCACCGGCGTGATACTTCACACGAACCTGGGCCGGGCGCCCTTGGCCGAAATGGCTAGTGCCGGCTGGTATTCCAACCTCGAATACGATCTGCGAACGGGCCGCCGGGGCAAGCGGGATAGTCACACTGCGGACCTGCTGGAGCGATTGCTGGGCGTTCCGGGCATCCTGGTGAACAATGGCGCGGCGGCAGTCTATCTGGCGCTGCACGAGTTGGCGGCGGGCGGCGAGGTGATCGTTTCGCGCGGCGAACTGGTGGAGATTGGGGACGGCTTCCGCATCCCCGATATCATGGCGCGGTCCGGTGCCGAACTGGTGGAAGTGGGGACTACGAATCGCACGCGTATCGAAGACTACGAACGGGCGATCACCGACCGGACGCGGTTGCTGATGCGCGTGCATCCCAGCAATTTCCGGATGGAGGGCTTCACGGGCCGTGCCTCCATGGAGGAATTGGCGGCCTTGGGCCAGGCTCGCGGCATTGCCGTGTATGAAGACCTCGGGAGCGGCTGCCTCACGGACCTCGGTCCATATGGCGTGCATGAGCCCACCGTCCAGTCGAGCCTCGCCGCCGGCGCCGATTTGGTTTCGTTCAGCGGAGACAAGCTGCTGGGCGGCCCGCAGGCCGGCGTGTTGGCCGGGCGTGAGGATCTGGTGCAGCGGCTGAGGCGGAACCCCATGTTCCGCGCCCTGCGAGTGGACAAGCTCGTGATAGCGGCCATGGAGACAGCTCTGCGCCATGTACTGCTGCAGGAATGGGACGTGCTGCCAGTCATGCGCATGGTGAGGCTGACAGAGGATGAGATGAAGGCAAGGGCGTTGCGGCTGGCTGAGGCCGTGGACGGCGCGGAGGTCATTCCAGGTGAATCGCTGCTGGGTGGCGGGTCGACGCCGGAGCAGTCGCTTCCAACCTGGCTGGTTGCTGTGGCGGGCGATGCGGTGGAGCTGGAGCGCAAGCTGCGCGGGGCGGAGCCGGCCGTGATCGCGCGTATCGATGGAGATCTCTTGCTGTTGGATTTGCGGACGGTGCGTCCCGAGGAAGAGGCCGAATTGGCGGAGGCGATCAGGCGGGCCCTGTGA
- a CDS encoding LacI family DNA-binding transcriptional regulator, with the protein MVTIREVAKKARVSVGTVSNVLSGSESVRPELRRRVEEAMRALDYEPNQIARSLKTRSTKTLGTVVTDITNPFFPQMIRGAEDAALERGYLLITLNTDDHVERERRAVTLLRARKVDGILLVMAPDSGDTGHIRAAIEGGTPVVCLDRAPLDSPVDSVCVDNVKGTRMCMHHLLLRGHKRIGMVCGSHDVYTSEQRLVGYRSVLEEAGLPVDEGLVCFGDFRLDSGYKMAKELLLRSEPPTAIFAANAMMGFGALKAMQELGLRCPGDIALAVFDDIPFGDVIQPRLTVVAQPAYEIGRRGAQLLIERIEGRATSPDPVVILLNPELIVRESTASRTQ; encoded by the coding sequence ATGGTCACGATTCGGGAAGTAGCAAAGAAAGCCCGCGTTTCCGTGGGTACTGTGTCGAACGTGCTGTCTGGTTCGGAGTCAGTGCGCCCGGAGCTGCGCCGCCGTGTGGAAGAGGCGATGCGGGCACTCGATTATGAACCGAATCAAATTGCGCGGAGTTTGAAAACGAGGTCGACCAAAACTCTGGGGACCGTGGTCACCGACATCACGAATCCGTTCTTTCCTCAGATGATCCGCGGCGCGGAGGATGCGGCGCTGGAGCGCGGCTATCTATTGATCACGCTGAACACGGATGATCATGTGGAGCGCGAGCGCCGGGCTGTGACCCTGTTGCGAGCCCGTAAGGTGGACGGGATCCTACTCGTGATGGCGCCGGACTCGGGTGACACCGGGCACATCCGGGCGGCGATCGAGGGTGGGACCCCGGTCGTTTGTCTGGATCGAGCCCCACTGGATTCGCCTGTGGATTCCGTATGCGTGGACAACGTAAAGGGCACGCGCATGTGCATGCATCACCTGCTGCTGCGCGGCCACAAGCGTATCGGCATGGTGTGCGGCTCCCACGATGTCTACACGTCGGAACAGCGGCTGGTGGGCTACCGATCAGTGTTGGAGGAGGCCGGCCTGCCGGTGGACGAAGGGCTGGTGTGCTTCGGGGACTTCCGGCTGGACAGTGGGTACAAGATGGCGAAGGAACTGCTGTTGCGGTCGGAACCGCCGACTGCCATCTTCGCGGCCAACGCAATGATGGGATTCGGCGCGTTGAAGGCGATGCAGGAATTGGGCCTGCGGTGCCCGGGCGACATTGCTCTGGCGGTGTTTGACGATATCCCCTTTGGCGACGTCATTCAGCCTCGCTTGACAGTGGTGGCGCAGCCGGCCTACGAAATTGGGCGCCGTGGGGCGCAATTGCTCATCGAGAGGATCGAAGGACGGGCCACGTCTCCGGATCCCGTGGTGATTCTGTTGAACCCGGAGTTGATTGTGCGGGAGAGCACGGCGTCGCGAACGCAGTGA
- a CDS encoding Gfo/Idh/MocA family oxidoreductase — protein sequence MTSTAASIFTIVSPQSVRGSQANSKISVGLIGCGGRGTYDAKITNSDPRARITALADLYDDRIEQAKAALQLGQVDTFHEFEKLLASPSIDAVFIATPPFEHPRMLEAAVDAKKHVYCEKPAGVDFEGCKRVMQAGKKMDPKKVLSFGYQQRYGPVYLEAYKRLQAGAIGSVSVARGYWIANDPFTRRDYPGLDPAKADLRNWFCFRKYSGDFIVEQDCHNLDVLHWFLGGLPLRAVGYCGRKVRTTMDINDNLNLTFEWPNNLLVNFEANQLTPIGYRKVGEEFTGTKGTLVTSRASMMHYKGRNDVETMESKRDITYEGIEQFLGRILSGDVENVADRAARSTMIAILGRTAMYTQKEQTWKGLYGTV from the coding sequence GTGACGAGCACGGCCGCGAGTATATTTACCATCGTCAGCCCGCAGTCTGTTCGAGGATCGCAGGCGAACTCCAAGATTTCTGTTGGCCTGATCGGCTGCGGTGGACGCGGCACGTATGACGCCAAAATCACCAATTCTGATCCCAGGGCGCGCATCACCGCGCTGGCCGACCTGTACGACGACCGCATCGAGCAGGCCAAGGCTGCCCTGCAGCTAGGACAGGTGGATACCTTCCACGAATTCGAGAAGCTGCTGGCGAGCCCCTCGATCGATGCCGTGTTTATCGCCACTCCTCCGTTCGAGCACCCGCGCATGCTGGAAGCGGCGGTGGACGCGAAGAAACACGTCTATTGCGAGAAACCGGCGGGTGTGGATTTCGAGGGCTGCAAACGCGTGATGCAGGCCGGCAAGAAGATGGATCCGAAGAAGGTTCTGTCGTTCGGCTATCAGCAGCGCTACGGTCCGGTTTACCTGGAGGCATACAAGCGCCTGCAGGCGGGTGCGATTGGCAGCGTGTCGGTGGCCCGCGGCTACTGGATTGCCAACGATCCGTTTACGCGGCGCGACTATCCCGGATTGGATCCGGCGAAAGCCGACCTTCGGAACTGGTTCTGCTTCCGCAAGTACTCGGGCGATTTCATCGTCGAACAGGACTGCCACAACCTGGACGTTCTGCACTGGTTCCTGGGTGGATTGCCGCTACGCGCCGTCGGCTATTGCGGGCGCAAGGTGCGGACGACCATGGACATCAACGACAATCTAAATCTGACGTTTGAGTGGCCGAACAACCTGCTGGTGAACTTCGAGGCGAACCAGTTAACGCCCATCGGCTACCGCAAGGTGGGCGAGGAGTTCACGGGCACCAAGGGCACGCTGGTCACGTCCAGGGCGAGCATGATGCATTATAAGGGCCGCAACGACGTGGAGACCATGGAGTCGAAGCGCGATATCACCTATGAGGGGATCGAGCAGTTCCTTGGACGCATCCTGAGCGGCGATGTCGAGAACGTGGCCGATCGTGCGGCCCGCTCCACGATGATCGCGATTCTCGGGCGGACGGCCATGTATACGCAGAAGGAACAGACATGGAAAGGACTCTACGGGACGGTATGA